A region of Spiroplasma endosymbiont of Crioceris asparagi DNA encodes the following proteins:
- the ligA gene encoding NAD-dependent DNA ligase LigA gives MTEKIERKINQLKEKLNKWNNDYYVLNQPSVDDLEFDSTMKELIDLETQYPQFKTPDSPTQKVGGSVENIFTKHKHKYQMLSLANAFNFDDLEAFDTKIKKELEEKPYSYFVEPKIDGLSISLIYENGKLVKGVTRGDGIVGEDVTNNIFTIKSIPKTINNNDKYFEVRGEVYLSKKEFDKINAKKFENGEMLFANPRNAASGTLRQLDSEIVKKRNLDIWTYFLMNKEHIETHEESLKFLNDLGFQINPLSKHCQNINNVKEQIGYLNEIRDSLEYEIDGIVIKVNEFEYYDILGNTSKFPKWAIAYKFPAEIKETKLLDIFPTVGRTGRITYNAKLKPVKLAGSNVKAATLHNSYFIRDKDIRIGSTVKIKKAGDIIPEVLDSIKDTNYESLPIWTESNLCPSCQNKLERFEGEVDQYCVNIECPRKIIRSLEHFASRDAMNIEGLSIKIIEKLFANKYIVKISDIYKLTNFKNELIMLDKFGEKSVNNLLKSVERSKTNLFEKLIFGLGIRHIGKKTAYIIAKNFKNIDNIINANFEDLSKIRDVGPIVAKSIKDWFEIDQNINLINDLKSLNINMNFSGTDVIENNNITSKNFVITGTLSKPRNHFKDLLAKYGANISESVSKNTDYVLAGEEAGSKLEKAKKLNVKILSETELEKLIKEENND, from the coding sequence ATGACTGAAAAAATTGAACGCAAAATAAATCAATTAAAAGAAAAGCTTAATAAGTGAAATAATGATTATTATGTTTTAAATCAACCAAGTGTTGATGATTTAGAGTTTGATTCAACAATGAAAGAATTAATCGATCTTGAAACTCAGTACCCTCAATTTAAAACGCCTGATTCACCAACCCAAAAAGTTGGAGGTTCAGTTGAAAATATTTTTACAAAACATAAACATAAATATCAAATGTTAAGTTTAGCAAATGCTTTTAATTTTGATGATTTAGAAGCATTTGATACAAAAATAAAAAAAGAGCTAGAAGAAAAACCTTATAGTTATTTTGTCGAGCCCAAAATTGATGGTTTATCAATTTCACTAATTTATGAAAATGGCAAATTAGTTAAAGGTGTTACAAGGGGTGATGGTATAGTTGGTGAAGATGTTACAAACAATATTTTCACAATTAAGAGCATTCCCAAAACAATTAATAATAATGATAAATATTTTGAAGTTAGGGGAGAAGTTTATTTATCAAAAAAAGAGTTTGATAAAATTAATGCAAAAAAATTTGAAAATGGCGAAATGTTATTTGCAAATCCAAGAAATGCGGCTTCTGGTACATTGCGTCAATTAGATTCTGAAATTGTTAAAAAAAGAAATTTAGATATCTGAACATATTTTTTAATGAACAAAGAACATATAGAAACACATGAAGAATCTTTAAAGTTTTTAAATGATTTAGGCTTTCAAATAAACCCTTTATCTAAGCACTGTCAAAATATTAATAATGTTAAAGAACAAATTGGTTATTTAAATGAGATTAGAGACTCATTAGAATATGAAATTGATGGAATTGTTATAAAAGTAAATGAATTTGAATATTATGACATTTTAGGGAATACTTCTAAATTTCCCAAATGAGCAATAGCTTATAAATTTCCAGCAGAAATAAAAGAAACTAAACTATTGGATATTTTTCCAACAGTTGGAAGAACTGGGAGAATAACTTATAACGCAAAACTTAAACCGGTTAAATTGGCTGGTTCAAATGTAAAAGCGGCAACCTTACATAATTCATATTTTATAAGAGATAAAGATATTAGAATTGGTTCCACTGTTAAAATTAAAAAAGCGGGAGATATTATTCCCGAAGTGCTCGACTCAATTAAAGATACAAACTACGAATCACTTCCAATATGAACAGAATCAAATTTATGTCCATCGTGTCAAAATAAGTTGGAAAGATTTGAGGGTGAAGTTGATCAATATTGTGTAAATATTGAATGTCCACGAAAAATAATTAGATCACTAGAACACTTTGCAAGTAGAGATGCTATGAACATTGAAGGTTTAAGCATTAAGATTATCGAAAAATTATTTGCAAATAAATACATTGTTAAAATATCAGATATTTATAAATTAACTAATTTTAAAAATGAATTAATAATGCTTGATAAGTTTGGCGAAAAATCAGTTAATAATCTTTTGAAATCAGTCGAAAGATCAAAAACTAATTTATTTGAAAAATTAATTTTTGGATTAGGAATTCGTCACATTGGTAAAAAAACAGCCTATATTATTGCTAAAAATTTTAAAAATATTGACAACATCATAAATGCAAATTTTGAAGATTTATCAAAGATTAGGGATGTCGGACCAATTGTTGCAAAATCTATAAAAGATTGATTTGAAATTGACCAAAATATAAATTTAATAAATGATTTAAAAAGTTTAAATATTAATATGAACTTTAGTGGAACTGATGTTATTGAAAATAATAATATTACTTCAAAAAACTTTGTGATTACAGGAACACTTTCAAAACCAAGAAATCATTTTAAAGATTTATTGGCGAAATATGGGGCAAATATTTCTGAATCCGTATCTAAAAATACTGATTATGTTTTAGCTGGTGAAGAAGCTGGAAGTAAACTGGAAAAAGCTAAAAAATTAAATGTTAAAATATTAAGTGAAACTGAATTAGAAAAACTAATAAAAGAGGAAAACAATGACTAA
- a CDS encoding Asp-tRNA(Asn)/Glu-tRNA(Gln) amidotransferase subunit GatC encodes MTKEQIKELAEDLLIDLSEDEIKDILLTDENVEKRFEKIINYQVADVEPLDFPFEINNTFLREDDQIEAIEKETILNLAPEKNADYIIVKKVI; translated from the coding sequence ATGACTAAAGAACAAATTAAGGAATTAGCTGAAGATCTTTTGATAGATTTAAGTGAAGATGAAATAAAGGATATTTTATTAACAGATGAAAATGTTGAAAAAAGATTTGAAAAAATAATTAATTATCAAGTTGCAGATGTTGAACCTTTAGATTTTCCTTTTGAAATAAATAACACTTTTTTGAGAGAAGATGATCAAATAGAAGCAATTGAAAAAGAAACAATTTTAAATTTAGCGCCAGAAAAGAATGCAGATTATATAATTGTTAAAAAGGTAATTTAA